A DNA window from Schistocerca americana isolate TAMUIC-IGC-003095 chromosome 4, iqSchAmer2.1, whole genome shotgun sequence contains the following coding sequences:
- the LOC124612723 gene encoding la-related protein 6, which translates to MQEPTVVMPSTVIFSNLRPEAEPFEPPPMKHSDTRDSISSIDSDISLTFDHNAEEGAHLADMSDCGSDAAESTPSAGSPSAATKEEPAKDEPPFVPPDDELAQKIVAQVEFYFSDVNITKDAFLLKHVKRNKEGYVSLKLISSFKRVKHLARDWRSVAYALERYSTKLQINEAGTKLRRVDPLPAYDETAPSRTVVAAHLPPDRPTIEGVADLFSSYGDIALVRIVRPGNPVPQDARAFLARHPELAGTVCALVEFTTTESAHRALAGWRARTSGVAVHELVSHDANNNTTAAGGQQQQPPRKKSSVSSGPYHRKSVVTRLVTSDYSSSCSEAETEPRPPPSNPHNIPVAPLVQAVSAAIRSTAGAATIVAAKDRQVTRARTAPELCPWVAQRRESDFRPRSNSGVTHLPDNVLRMPRGPDGGRGFASRPRPLVCAS; encoded by the coding sequence ATGCAGGAACCGACAGTGGTGATGCCCAGCACAGTGATCTTCAGCAACCTGCGGCCCGAGGCCGAGCCCTTCGAGCCGCCGCCAATGAAGCACTCCGACACGCGCGACAGCATCTCGTCCATCGACAGTGACATCTCGTTGACGTTCGACCACAATGCGGAAGAGGGCGCGCACCTGGCCGACATGTCCGACTGCGGCTCCGACGCCGCTGAGTCGACCCCGTCGGCGGGCTCCCCGTCGGCGGCGACCAAGGAAGAGCCCGCTAAGGACGAGCCCCCTTTCGTGCCGCCCGACGACGAGCTCGCGCAGAAGATCGTAGCCCAAGTGGAGTTCTACTTCTCCGACGTGAATATCACCAAAGACGCTTTCCTGCTGAAGCACGTGAAAAGGAACAAGGAGGGCTACGTGTCGCTGAAGCTGATCTCGAGCTTCAAGCGCGTGAAGCACCTGGCGCGCGACTGGCGCTCCGTGGCGTACGCGCTCGAGCGCTACTCGACCAAGCTGCAGATCAACGAGGCGGGCACCAAGCTGCGCAGGGTGGACCCGCTGCCGGCGTACGACGAGACGGCGCCGTCGCGCACCGTCGTCGCGGCGCACCTGCCGCCCGACAGGCCCACCATCGAGGGCGTCGCCGACCTCTTCTCCAGCTACGGCGACATCGCGCTGGTGCGCATCGTGCGGCCCGGCAACCCCGTGCCGCAGGACGCCAGGGCCTTCCTGGCGCGCCACCCCGAGCTCGCCGGCACCGTGTGCGCGCTGGTCGAGTTCACCACCACCGAGAGCGCGCACCGCGCCCTGGCGGGCTGGCGCGCGCGCACCAGCGGCGTCGCCGTGCACGAGCTCGTCTCGCACGACGCCAACAACAACACGACCGCGGCGGGcggccagcagcagcagccgccgcgcAAGAAGTCTTCGGTGTCGTCCGGGCCGTACCACAGGAAGTCGGTGGTGACGCGCCTGGTGACGAGCGACTACTCGAGCAGCTGCTCCGAGGCGGAGACGGAGCCGCGCCCGCCGCCCTCCAACCCGCACAACATCCCGGTGGCGCCGCTGGTGCAGGCCGTGTCGGCGGCCATCCGCAGCACGGCCGGCGCCGCCACCATAGTCGCCGCCAAGGACCGGCAGGTAACGCGCGCGCGCACCGCCCCCGAGCTCTGCCCCTGGGTGGCGCAGCGGCGCGAGTCCGACTTCCGCCCCCGCTCCAACAGCGGCGTCACGCACCTGCCGGACAACGTGCTGCGCATGCCGCGCGGGCCCGACGGCGGTCGCGGGTTCGCGTCCCGCCCCAGGCCCCTGGTCTGCGCCTCGTGA